The proteins below come from a single Rhizobium rhizoryzae genomic window:
- a CDS encoding sulfurtransferase, whose protein sequence is MTTDEIRSSVLLTPHQLYERQRRDEEVTVLAVQSINPYTGRPSFTGQRIPGAIDTEAYEDFQSPASAQEGQRPLPKIEALQARARAWGLLAERPVVIYDADRSMTAARAWWVLKWAGLPDVRVLDGGFPAWISAGLPTTAEAVEPVPSAIVLSAGHMPQFGPDDAVKLAREGVLLDARIRPNYIGGPVAEGQPPRGHIPGAISAPAPDNVTDYGNFTDAATLVQMFAALGVDGQRPVGVYCGAGMSAAHTVLALASIGISAAMYPGSWSAWVSDPTRPVVVGAYPDSRPA, encoded by the coding sequence ATGACAACGGATGAGATCCGCAGCAGCGTTCTGCTTACACCGCACCAACTCTACGAACGGCAGCGTCGTGACGAGGAGGTGACCGTTCTCGCGGTACAGTCGATCAATCCCTATACCGGACGGCCATCGTTTACGGGCCAGAGAATTCCCGGCGCAATCGATACCGAAGCCTATGAAGATTTCCAGTCGCCTGCGTCTGCGCAGGAGGGGCAGCGCCCCCTGCCCAAGATCGAAGCGCTGCAGGCGCGCGCCAGAGCCTGGGGGCTGCTGGCCGAGCGTCCGGTGGTGATCTATGACGCGGACCGCAGCATGACGGCTGCACGCGCCTGGTGGGTGCTCAAATGGGCCGGGCTACCCGATGTGCGGGTGCTGGATGGTGGCTTTCCTGCCTGGATTTCTGCCGGCTTGCCGACAACGGCGGAGGCCGTCGAGCCTGTCCCTAGCGCCATCGTCCTAAGCGCTGGCCATATGCCGCAATTCGGGCCGGACGATGCCGTGAAACTGGCGCGGGAGGGCGTACTCCTCGATGCGCGCATACGACCAAATTACATTGGCGGGCCAGTGGCCGAAGGTCAGCCGCCGCGCGGGCACATTCCCGGCGCCATCAGTGCGCCAGCCCCTGACAATGTCACCGACTATGGGAACTTCACGGATGCTGCCACCCTCGTGCAGATGTTTGCGGCGCTAGGGGTCGATGGGCAGAGGCCTGTCGGGGTTTACTGCGGGGCGGGAATGTCTGCGGCGCATACGGTGCTGGCGCTTGCCTCTATCGGAATTTCCGCTGCGATGTATCCGGGTTCCTGGTCCGCCTGGGTGAGCGATCCGACACGTCCCGTGGTGGTGGGTGCCTATCCGGATAGCAGGCCAGCATAA
- a CDS encoding ABC transporter substrate-binding protein: protein MKIWNGIVVAAAVLPLLGSAAFAQADAKLKTLVVAVPSDPVALEPGTNKAEPIGSEIILNVFDTLVAWTAPDFKVLEGRLAKSWTVSDDGKVFDFKLREGVKFQDGTAFDAAAVKFSLERTKATNPYVKATFDLIKEITVVSPTELKITLSAAYPAFLSILAQPQAGIVSPAAVAKYGDKFASNPVGTGPFAFKSAQADTNVVLEANPNYFRGAPKLSQIIYRVIPDASTRRLELEGGGVDIVQQQGQLSAIAAQDIEALKANKDLKVLEASSQIIRQLEFNNSKTDGPFSNLKARQAIAHAIDYDGLLQGVFGGTAERVYGPLTSNSWAFNPKMKELAPKYDPELAKKLLAEAGIKASSLNLKLYSFQGPLWGAVATFVQANLADIGINATIEQTEFPALRTLQTSGQFDVALDGRQPWYNDPDAHITIGYLSSLANTAMTFRMPQDKALDDLILKAQQTPDMEARKQLYFTIQEEIAKRVPGAYLFSPKLIVFARANVEGLVVNSAPPLNEYWSVSKK from the coding sequence ATGAAGATCTGGAATGGGATTGTAGTGGCGGCGGCAGTTTTGCCACTGCTCGGTTCGGCGGCTTTCGCGCAAGCCGATGCCAAACTGAAAACGCTTGTCGTGGCGGTGCCTTCGGATCCGGTTGCGCTTGAGCCGGGCACGAACAAGGCAGAGCCGATCGGCAGTGAGATCATTCTCAATGTCTTCGACACGCTGGTTGCCTGGACGGCACCGGACTTCAAGGTTCTCGAGGGGCGCCTTGCCAAAAGCTGGACCGTTTCCGATGACGGCAAGGTCTTCGACTTCAAGCTGCGCGAGGGTGTGAAATTCCAGGATGGAACCGCCTTCGATGCGGCGGCCGTCAAGTTTTCGCTGGAGCGCACAAAGGCCACCAATCCCTACGTGAAGGCCACGTTCGATCTCATCAAGGAGATCACGGTTGTCTCGCCGACGGAACTCAAGATCACGCTGTCTGCCGCCTATCCGGCTTTCCTTTCCATTCTGGCGCAACCGCAAGCGGGCATCGTCAGCCCCGCAGCTGTTGCAAAATACGGCGACAAGTTTGCCTCCAATCCGGTCGGAACCGGCCCCTTTGCCTTCAAGAGCGCACAGGCCGATACCAATGTCGTGCTTGAGGCGAACCCGAACTATTTCCGCGGCGCGCCAAAGCTGTCGCAGATCATCTATCGCGTCATTCCCGATGCCTCCACGCGCCGTCTCGAACTGGAAGGCGGCGGCGTCGATATCGTGCAGCAACAGGGCCAGCTATCGGCCATTGCAGCTCAGGACATCGAGGCGCTGAAGGCCAACAAGGATCTGAAGGTGCTGGAGGCATCCAGCCAGATCATCCGCCAGCTGGAATTCAACAACAGCAAGACCGACGGTCCCTTCTCGAACCTGAAAGCCCGCCAGGCCATCGCCCATGCCATTGATTATGACGGTCTGCTTCAGGGTGTCTTCGGCGGAACGGCAGAGCGGGTCTACGGACCGCTGACATCAAACAGCTGGGCCTTCAATCCCAAGATGAAGGAACTGGCACCGAAATACGATCCCGAGCTTGCCAAGAAGCTGCTTGCAGAGGCAGGCATCAAGGCTTCTTCGCTGAACCTGAAACTCTACAGCTTCCAAGGCCCGCTCTGGGGTGCGGTAGCCACCTTCGTTCAGGCCAATCTGGCTGATATCGGTATCAATGCGACGATCGAGCAGACCGAGTTCCCGGCGCTTCGGACGCTCCAGACCTCTGGCCAGTTCGACGTGGCGCTGGATGGCCGCCAGCCCTGGTACAACGATCCCGATGCGCATATCACCATCGGTTACCTCTCTTCGCTTGCCAACACGGCCATGACGTTCCGCATGCCGCAGGACAAGGCGCTCGACGACCTTATTTTGAAAGCGCAGCAGACGCCGGACATGGAGGCGCGCAAGCAGCTCTATTTCACCATCCAGGAAGAAATCGCCAAGCGCGTTCCCGGTGCCTACCTGTTCAGTCCGAAGCTGATCGTCTTTGCCCGCGCCAATGTCGAGGGACTGGTGGTCAACAGCGCTCCGCCGCTCAACGAATACTGGTCGGTCTCCAAGAAGTAG
- a CDS encoding ABC transporter permease, producing the protein MASFIIRRLIALIPVMCIVLVIVFSLVRIIPGDPATTLLGPGATQDQIEALRAQLNLDQPVLLQFYHYVVGLFVGDFGYSLKTGQPVAAEILQRLPATIELSVLAVIVAVIVGIPIGVLSAVRPNSMFDHVTRLVSLIGVSMPAFLLALILQLIFATSLGWLPVSGRVSPYLPIEHVTGFVILDGLLTGNVQGALSAIQHLILPTAVLAAFLAATLGRFVRNTMMDVMGEDFIRTAKAKGLRNRQVVLNHGLRNSLLPAVTIIGLKFAEMLGGAILTETIFAWPGIGRYMFEAIKNRDYPVIQGTTLVFALLFVLTSIIVDVLYGILDPRIRRKMG; encoded by the coding sequence ATGGCGAGTTTCATCATCCGCCGCCTGATCGCCCTGATACCGGTCATGTGCATCGTCCTCGTCATCGTCTTTTCGCTGGTGCGGATCATTCCCGGCGATCCCGCAACCACGTTGCTGGGGCCCGGTGCGACGCAGGATCAGATCGAGGCTCTGCGCGCCCAGCTGAACCTCGATCAGCCGGTTCTTCTACAATTCTACCACTATGTCGTCGGCCTCTTCGTTGGTGATTTTGGCTATTCGCTGAAGACCGGCCAGCCCGTCGCTGCGGAGATCCTGCAGCGCCTGCCAGCAACGATCGAGCTCTCGGTTCTGGCTGTCATCGTGGCTGTCATCGTCGGAATCCCGATCGGCGTCCTGTCCGCCGTGCGCCCGAATTCGATGTTCGACCATGTGACCCGCCTTGTTTCTCTCATCGGCGTGTCGATGCCCGCTTTCCTTCTGGCGCTGATCTTGCAGTTGATCTTTGCCACCAGTCTCGGTTGGTTGCCGGTATCCGGACGTGTCAGCCCCTATCTGCCGATCGAACACGTGACAGGCTTCGTCATTCTCGATGGCCTGTTGACAGGCAATGTGCAGGGGGCGCTGAGCGCCATCCAGCATCTCATTCTCCCGACTGCGGTCCTCGCTGCCTTTCTCGCGGCAACGCTCGGTCGCTTCGTGCGCAATACGATGATGGATGTGATGGGCGAGGACTTCATTCGCACGGCCAAGGCCAAGGGGCTGCGCAATCGGCAGGTCGTGCTGAACCATGGTCTGCGGAATTCGCTTCTGCCAGCGGTCACCATCATTGGTCTCAAATTCGCGGAAATGCTGGGCGGGGCGATCCTGACGGAGACGATCTTCGCCTGGCCCGGGATTGGACGTTACATGTTCGAGGCGATCAAGAACCGCGACTATCCGGTCATTCAGGGTACGACGCTGGTCTTCGCGCTGCTGTTCGTGCTGACCTCCATCATCGTCGATGTGCTTTACGGCATTCTCGATCCTCGCATTCGCCGGAAGATGGGGTGA
- a CDS encoding ABC transporter permease: MKDVVLFLRRNTLAVVGLVILVALIGLITVGPSLTGYSPTKLDILHKLAAPSLDHWLGTDAFGRDVLTRIMYGGRATLAIGVGVVAIAFAVGVFFGMLAGFAGGWLDNVIMRIVDAILAFPALVLAIALSAAFGPSLQNAMLAVAITLAPQFARVARSQALSISVKPYVEAAISLGLPSHRILLRYIFVNGLGPLLVQSTLALGSAILQTASLGFLGLGAQPPMAEWGADVSANLQYVRGAAWVALAPGMAILLAVLSFNLIGDSLADWFNPRRRSELE; the protein is encoded by the coding sequence ATGAAGGACGTCGTGCTTTTCCTGCGTCGCAATACGCTTGCCGTTGTCGGGCTTGTCATCCTCGTGGCTCTGATCGGCCTCATTACGGTGGGTCCGTCCCTCACGGGCTATTCGCCCACAAAGCTCGATATCCTCCACAAGCTCGCCGCACCGAGTCTCGATCATTGGCTTGGGACGGATGCCTTTGGACGCGATGTTCTGACGCGCATCATGTATGGTGGCCGTGCAACGCTGGCGATCGGCGTCGGCGTCGTGGCAATCGCCTTTGCCGTCGGGGTATTTTTCGGAATGCTTGCAGGTTTTGCCGGGGGCTGGCTGGACAATGTCATCATGCGCATTGTCGACGCCATTCTTGCCTTTCCCGCGCTGGTTCTGGCCATTGCGCTTTCGGCGGCGTTTGGGCCCAGCCTGCAGAACGCCATGCTGGCAGTCGCGATCACGCTTGCTCCGCAGTTTGCCCGCGTGGCGCGCAGTCAGGCGCTGAGCATTTCGGTCAAGCCCTATGTTGAAGCCGCCATATCGCTGGGGCTGCCCAGTCATCGTATTCTGTTGCGCTACATATTCGTCAACGGGCTTGGGCCGCTTCTGGTGCAGTCCACGCTCGCTCTCGGCAGCGCCATTCTTCAGACGGCAAGCCTTGGTTTTCTCGGGCTTGGCGCACAGCCGCCCATGGCAGAGTGGGGCGCCGATGTTTCTGCCAATCTTCAATATGTCCGCGGTGCCGCCTGGGTGGCGCTGGCGCCCGGGATGGCTATCCTGCTCGCCGTTCTATCCTTCAACCTGATCGGCGATTCGCTTGCGGACTGGTTCAACCCGCGCCGCCGCAGTGAACTGGAATAG
- a CDS encoding ABC transporter substrate-binding protein, with the protein MTKLRITLEKIDFLPPDRVTDDTSVLTLKNLVFEPLLRWDNGFVRPALFESWTHSPDGCHWQFVIREDATFHDGKPCVAADILEFIDGILQAVDTFGMKWSYARYLKDATISAASPRVVEVRNPYPIADILDIFSEFYICRRDRAGRPILGTGRYRVAEFEPGKTAVLERMPLAQGPDQILVTACKSAEARLDLLKAGTVDAALNLERVEHRLEMDPRFQWGQAVNTLSVMYYLNCRDGIFRHENARLAVNHAVDTAAIATDIFHGLAVPSATIVSPFHLGAAKAGLSPIAYDTEKARRLLDTVDTDGIVHLRTPTFMPERAPEISGFVAASLEAVGLKVEVETELDRPEYARQIGRKEMGDMAIFDSSPHSTYRILNDKISSVPQAVWWQGYDDAETEQLIAAANQAVDDVAREEAYARCLTRLHRNPPWLYIVHPIDVFAASPGVAGLGIDHKGTLTIR; encoded by the coding sequence ATGACAAAACTGCGCATCACGCTCGAGAAGATCGATTTTCTGCCGCCGGATCGCGTGACGGACGATACGAGCGTCCTGACCCTGAAGAATCTGGTGTTCGAGCCGCTTCTTCGCTGGGACAATGGCTTTGTCAGGCCCGCTCTGTTTGAAAGCTGGACGCATTCGCCGGACGGCTGCCACTGGCAGTTCGTGATCCGGGAGGACGCGACCTTTCATGATGGCAAACCCTGCGTCGCTGCCGATATTCTGGAGTTTATCGACGGAATCCTGCAGGCGGTCGATACCTTCGGGATGAAATGGTCCTACGCCCGCTATCTGAAGGACGCCACGATCAGTGCCGCGTCGCCGCGTGTTGTCGAGGTCCGCAATCCCTATCCAATTGCCGATATCCTCGACATCTTCTCCGAATTCTACATCTGCCGACGCGATAGGGCAGGACGTCCGATCCTCGGGACGGGACGCTACCGCGTGGCGGAGTTCGAGCCCGGCAAGACAGCAGTTCTGGAACGCATGCCCCTGGCTCAAGGCCCGGATCAAATCCTGGTCACGGCCTGCAAGAGCGCCGAAGCGCGGCTTGACCTGCTGAAGGCCGGGACTGTCGATGCGGCGCTCAATCTGGAACGGGTGGAACATCGACTGGAGATGGATCCCCGGTTCCAGTGGGGGCAAGCCGTCAACACACTGTCCGTCATGTATTATCTCAACTGCCGGGACGGCATTTTCCGCCACGAGAACGCACGCCTTGCCGTCAATCATGCGGTTGATACGGCAGCCATTGCCACAGACATCTTCCATGGGCTCGCCGTGCCTTCCGCAACCATCGTCAGCCCGTTTCATCTGGGGGCTGCGAAGGCAGGTCTGTCACCAATCGCCTATGATACGGAAAAGGCGCGCCGACTGCTGGATACGGTAGATACCGATGGCATCGTTCATTTACGCACGCCCACCTTCATGCCGGAGCGAGCGCCTGAAATCAGCGGCTTTGTCGCGGCCTCGCTGGAGGCTGTCGGCTTGAAGGTCGAGGTGGAGACGGAGCTGGATCGGCCCGAATATGCCCGCCAGATCGGTCGCAAGGAGATGGGCGATATGGCTATCTTCGATTCCTCGCCGCACAGCACGTACCGCATCCTGAATGACAAGATTTCCAGCGTGCCGCAGGCCGTGTGGTGGCAGGGCTATGACGATGCCGAGACAGAGCAGCTTATCGCTGCCGCCAATCAGGCGGTGGACGATGTGGCGCGCGAAGAGGCCTATGCGCGTTGCCTGACCCGGCTACATCGCAATCCGCCCTGGCTCTACATTGTCCATCCGATCGATGTCTTCGCCGCCAGTCCCGGTGTTGCGGGCCTCGGCATCGATCACAAGGGCACCCTCACTATCCGCTAA
- a CDS encoding VOC family protein, with protein sequence MEKDYSITFFYYEDIHAVAPFYENVLGLELVLDQGLARIYRIAGKCYFGIVDGNRGHLKHQEKSAVLLTIVAQDVEGWHAKLKAAGVPGLSELLRGRFCEHFFFEDPAGYAIEIQRFHNPDIAKLF encoded by the coding sequence ATGGAAAAGGACTACTCGATCACCTTCTTCTACTATGAGGATATCCATGCCGTCGCGCCGTTCTATGAGAATGTGCTGGGGCTTGAGCTGGTCCTCGATCAGGGTCTTGCCCGCATCTATCGTATTGCCGGAAAATGCTATTTCGGTATCGTCGACGGCAATCGCGGTCACCTGAAGCATCAGGAGAAAAGCGCCGTCCTGCTGACAATCGTGGCGCAGGATGTGGAGGGCTGGCACGCAAAGCTGAAGGCTGCCGGTGTTCCCGGTCTTTCCGAATTGCTGCGCGGACGGTTCTGCGAGCATTTCTTCTTTGAAGATCCAGCCGGTTACGCGATAGAGATCCAGCGGTTTCACAATCCCGATATCGCCAAGCTGTTCTGA
- a CDS encoding SUMF1/EgtB/PvdO family nonheme iron enzyme — protein MSMSLDRLRKTLFEQALAFGARPLMARPDGDVASLAEGYIPLLVKFTVEDKAAKGLRKLREQAEPEPPVYFSALEMVRDHAALVLIGETGSGKTTFARHLSLTLARADKTPRVLARNELGVRQAEVWDAGDVLPLYLQAQKDTGLKALVDAAAPGLETLLASDTWSSSSATLLIILDALENAGSNSAKLLEEALDMQAAYPRLRILALAEKEASAGLVPPAPFVRFMLLPLLKAQRIDAARTIAALDVEASGIALGSAAANPAQFAMALSASVHGTTAEEIADAWLAHVAKDKQTATLLSGLASDALCGTLDEPDLMPVTRVRQLLAARHLADQTPKSAVAAFRVNPPLWAPVLRSLARRLSGTAILAELVGDLLEGEGDASLRGALLASELSTDGAFHLPLAERLLKIVETGALTPGEREQAGRALSALGDPRDLEALASVPAGSFTFGSDTHPNSAPPHALTVATFRIGVYPVTNRRYGQFVRATNRPWQSPDGFSPERQSAPATDLTWRDANAFCAWLTDVWRREGRLTETEIVRLPTEPEWERAARGDQPDRGQAIIYPWGHEWQDDASNSEEAGFNTTCTVGLFPKGRSPYGCYDMAGQVWEWCTTLWGEDMATPSFRCPYKNDGREDSNAGPAVRRVLRGGCFSSGQMKACCTYRGSLEPDGFWRGNGFRIVVAPVI, from the coding sequence ATGAGCATGTCGCTGGACCGTTTGCGCAAGACCCTTTTCGAGCAGGCCCTTGCCTTTGGCGCGCGCCCGTTGATGGCGCGTCCCGATGGAGACGTTGCGAGCCTTGCAGAAGGCTATATCCCGCTTCTCGTCAAATTCACGGTCGAGGACAAGGCTGCCAAGGGACTGCGCAAATTACGCGAGCAGGCTGAACCGGAGCCTCCGGTCTATTTCTCCGCTCTCGAAATGGTCCGGGATCATGCCGCACTCGTTCTGATAGGTGAAACCGGCAGCGGCAAGACGACATTCGCCCGGCATCTGAGCCTCACGCTCGCACGCGCTGACAAGACGCCGCGCGTGCTGGCGCGCAACGAACTGGGCGTGCGTCAGGCAGAAGTCTGGGATGCTGGCGACGTGCTGCCGCTCTATCTTCAGGCGCAAAAGGATACCGGCCTGAAGGCGCTGGTGGATGCTGCCGCTCCCGGATTGGAGACGCTTCTCGCGTCCGATACCTGGTCTTCATCCTCTGCCACATTGCTGATCATCCTGGATGCGCTGGAGAATGCAGGTTCCAATTCGGCCAAGCTGCTCGAAGAGGCGCTTGACATGCAGGCGGCTTATCCACGCCTGCGAATCCTGGCTCTGGCTGAAAAGGAGGCAAGCGCTGGGCTGGTGCCGCCAGCGCCGTTCGTGCGCTTCATGCTGCTGCCGCTTCTCAAGGCCCAGCGCATTGACGCCGCGCGAACCATTGCAGCGCTCGATGTTGAGGCGAGTGGTATCGCTCTTGGTTCGGCGGCGGCCAATCCGGCGCAGTTCGCCATGGCGCTCAGCGCTTCCGTCCATGGCACGACGGCCGAAGAGATTGCCGATGCGTGGCTGGCGCATGTGGCGAAGGACAAGCAGACTGCGACGCTGCTGTCCGGGCTCGCATCCGATGCCCTTTGCGGAACACTGGATGAGCCCGACCTTATGCCTGTCACCCGTGTGCGGCAATTGCTGGCCGCTCGCCATCTGGCAGATCAGACGCCGAAATCCGCCGTTGCGGCTTTCCGAGTCAATCCGCCGCTGTGGGCTCCGGTTCTGAGGAGCCTCGCCAGACGGCTTTCCGGAACGGCTATCCTTGCTGAACTGGTGGGCGATCTTCTGGAAGGCGAGGGCGATGCTTCGCTGCGAGGGGCTCTGCTGGCATCGGAGCTTTCAACTGACGGCGCATTCCACCTGCCATTGGCCGAAAGACTGCTGAAGATCGTCGAGACCGGGGCTTTGACCCCCGGCGAGCGTGAACAGGCGGGACGGGCGCTTTCAGCCCTGGGCGACCCACGCGATCTGGAAGCGCTGGCCAGCGTGCCCGCTGGCTCCTTTACCTTCGGTTCCGATACGCACCCGAATTCCGCCCCTCCACATGCATTGACTGTTGCCACCTTCCGGATCGGCGTCTACCCGGTGACCAACAGGCGCTATGGCCAATTCGTCCGGGCCACGAACCGGCCCTGGCAAAGCCCGGACGGCTTTTCGCCTGAGCGGCAAAGTGCGCCCGCCACGGATCTCACATGGCGGGATGCCAATGCCTTTTGTGCCTGGTTGACGGATGTCTGGCGACGCGAAGGGCGCCTCACTGAGACCGAAATCGTGCGTCTTCCGACGGAACCGGAATGGGAGCGGGCCGCACGCGGCGATCAGCCTGACCGGGGACAGGCCATCATCTATCCCTGGGGTCATGAATGGCAGGACGATGCCTCCAATTCGGAAGAGGCGGGCTTCAACACCACCTGCACCGTCGGGCTCTTTCCCAAGGGGCGCTCTCCCTATGGCTGCTACGATATGGCGGGCCAGGTCTGGGAATGGTGCACGACGCTGTGGGGAGAAGACATGGCAACACCCAGCTTCCGTTGTCCTTACAAAAATGATGGCCGCGAGGACAGCAATGCCGGGCCTGCCGTTCGCCGTGTGCTGCGTGGCGGCTGCTTTAGCAGCGGCCAGATGAAGGCTTGCTGCACCTATCGTGGCAGTCTGGAGCCGGATGGCTTCTGGCGCGGCAACGGCTTCCGCATCGTCGTCGCACCGGTAATATGA
- a CDS encoding c-type cytochrome produces the protein MEKALRLISSLAMLAIADQAAAAGTGDPANGQRLFSRCSGCHSIQGDNKSGPALNGVFDRKAAVVEGYSYSSALANSGITWTEDRLDTYLAGPTRLVRGTRMTISVSKEQDRADIIAYLKSLGGS, from the coding sequence ATGGAAAAAGCACTACGTTTGATCTCGTCTTTGGCCATGCTTGCTATTGCTGACCAGGCCGCAGCCGCCGGAACCGGCGACCCGGCTAACGGCCAGCGGCTGTTCAGCCGCTGTTCCGGTTGTCATTCGATCCAAGGCGACAACAAGTCAGGGCCAGCTCTGAACGGTGTGTTCGACCGGAAAGCAGCGGTTGTCGAGGGCTATAGCTATTCATCTGCGCTGGCGAATTCCGGCATTACCTGGACCGAGGACAGGCTCGACACCTACCTCGCGGGGCCGACACGCCTGGTGCGTGGAACCCGCATGACCATCAGCGTGTCCAAGGAGCAAGACCGCGCGGACATCATCGCCTACCTCAAGTCGCTTGGTGGCTCTTAA
- a CDS encoding xanthine dehydrogenase family protein molybdopterin-binding subunit gives MSNTFFAPRLNRRNFLKASAALGGSLVVNLGVAANSLLAAQEFAPNAFIRIDRRGLVTFVMPQVEMGQGIYTAQAMLIAEELDVSLDDLRIEAAPVNEALYGHPMLRRQTTGGSTSIRAFWTPLRVAGATARRLLMQAAATEWNVDVASCRTQDGFVLHPDGRTRRAYSELVDRAASLPQPPAEAITLKQPSDFKLLGTARKRLDTRGKTNGTLKYGIDALPAGTRIAAIAISPVLGGKPISVNQTAALAIKGVRQVVITDDSVAVVADHTGAAKKGLEAAAITWDDGPNRAVSQVDILRLLDEKSQQAGAVARSEGDVAAALSAAAVRIDAVYQLPFLAHTAMEPMNCTVHVRNDACELWVGTQNMSSAKQATAALTGLPPEKVIIHNHIVGGGFGRRLEVDGIVHAVKIGKQVKGPVKVIWSREEDIQHGYYRPYYYDRLSGGIDGAGNPVAWSHRISGSSIFARIAPAAMRNGVDPDGVEGASHLPYKLPAIHVEFKQVEPQGVLTSWWRGVGPSHNIFVVESFIDELAAAAKMDPVEYRKRLLSENPRALKVLQLVAEKAGWGNVLPERQGRGVAVQFAFGTYLAMVADVSVAKDGTVRVTRIVTAVDCGLTVNPDTIAAQMEGGALYGLTAALYGAITFSEGRVEQGNFDTYPPLRIDEAPHVETHIVPSAEAPGGIGEAATSAVFPAVTNAIFAATAKRIRTLPINPEDLKA, from the coding sequence ATGTCGAACACCTTTTTCGCTCCCCGCCTGAACCGACGCAACTTCCTGAAGGCAAGTGCCGCACTTGGCGGCAGTCTTGTCGTCAACCTTGGAGTTGCGGCAAATTCCCTGCTCGCGGCGCAAGAATTTGCACCAAACGCCTTCATCCGCATCGACCGCAGAGGCCTTGTCACCTTCGTCATGCCGCAGGTGGAAATGGGGCAAGGCATCTATACCGCACAGGCGATGCTGATTGCCGAGGAGCTGGATGTGTCCCTCGACGATTTGAGGATAGAGGCTGCACCCGTGAACGAGGCGCTATACGGGCATCCCATGCTTCGGCGCCAGACGACTGGCGGATCGACCTCCATCCGCGCGTTCTGGACGCCGCTGCGAGTGGCGGGTGCGACGGCGCGACGGCTGCTGATGCAGGCCGCAGCCACGGAATGGAATGTCGACGTCGCCTCCTGTCGCACGCAGGATGGGTTCGTACTGCATCCGGATGGGCGGACCAGACGGGCCTATAGCGAACTTGTCGACAGGGCCGCCTCTCTCCCTCAGCCGCCAGCCGAAGCCATCACGCTGAAACAGCCTTCCGACTTCAAGCTTCTGGGGACCGCAAGGAAGCGTCTTGACACGCGCGGGAAAACCAACGGCACGCTGAAATATGGCATCGACGCCCTTCCGGCCGGAACCAGAATTGCTGCCATCGCGATATCTCCCGTGCTGGGCGGCAAACCGATCTCCGTCAACCAGACGGCGGCCTTGGCGATCAAGGGCGTGCGGCAGGTCGTCATCACGGACGATTCCGTGGCCGTGGTCGCAGACCATACGGGCGCTGCCAAGAAGGGGCTGGAGGCTGCGGCCATCACCTGGGATGACGGTCCGAACCGAGCCGTGTCCCAGGTCGATATCCTCCGGCTGCTTGATGAAAAATCGCAGCAGGCGGGCGCCGTGGCGCGCAGCGAGGGCGATGTGGCAGCAGCACTTTCCGCCGCTGCAGTGCGGATCGATGCCGTCTATCAACTGCCCTTCCTTGCGCATACGGCGATGGAGCCGATGAACTGCACCGTTCATGTGCGCAACGATGCCTGCGAATTGTGGGTTGGGACACAGAACATGTCGTCCGCCAAGCAGGCCACGGCGGCGCTGACAGGCCTGCCGCCGGAGAAAGTCATCATCCATAATCACATCGTGGGCGGCGGCTTTGGCCGGCGGCTGGAGGTCGATGGCATTGTCCATGCGGTGAAGATCGGAAAGCAGGTCAAGGGCCCGGTCAAGGTTATCTGGAGCCGCGAGGAAGACATTCAGCACGGCTACTATCGACCCTATTATTACGACCGTCTATCCGGCGGCATCGATGGCGCGGGAAACCCCGTCGCCTGGAGCCACCGCATTTCTGGATCCTCGATCTTTGCTCGCATTGCGCCGGCTGCCATGCGCAACGGTGTCGACCCTGATGGCGTCGAAGGGGCGTCCCATCTTCCCTACAAGCTTCCGGCCATCCACGTGGAGTTCAAGCAGGTTGAGCCGCAGGGCGTGCTCACAAGCTGGTGGCGCGGTGTCGGGCCGTCGCACAACATCTTCGTAGTCGAGAGTTTCATCGACGAACTGGCCGCAGCGGCGAAGATGGATCCGGTCGAGTATCGCAAAAGGCTCCTCTCGGAGAACCCGCGCGCATTGAAAGTCTTGCAACTCGTTGCCGAAAAGGCGGGCTGGGGCAACGTGCTTCCCGAGCGGCAGGGCCGTGGCGTGGCGGTCCAGTTCGCCTTTGGCACCTATCTGGCCATGGTTGCCGACGTATCGGTGGCGAAAGACGGAACTGTTCGCGTGACACGCATCGTCACGGCGGTCGACTGTGGGCTGACGGTCAATCCAGATACGATCGCGGCCCAGATGGAAGGGGGAGCGCTCTATGGGCTCACGGCGGCGCTCTATGGTGCGATCACATTTTCAGAAGGCCGCGTTGAGCAGGGCAATTTCGACACCTATCCGCCGCTCCGCATCGATGAGGCACCGCATGTGGAAACGCATATCGTGCCAAGCGCCGAAGCGCCCGGCGGCATCGGCGAGGCCGCAACATCCGCCGTCTTTCCCGCCGTGACCAACGCCATCTTTGCGGCGACGGCCAAGCGCATCCGAACCTTGCCCATCAATCCGGAGGACTTGAAGGCGTGA